A portion of the Sulfuricurvum kujiense DSM 16994 genome contains these proteins:
- a CDS encoding ArsR/SmtB family transcription factor codes for MSFIDKRKMTFDEKVNIYKALGNKTRLEIFEQILSNGDKSIHKNGMMCITEIASLFSYSMPTISAHIDILRKAGLIKSFREGKKIYVDVDIEKCKKLYEMFSGSILSYEEKKLSQKSV; via the coding sequence ATGTCTTTTATCGATAAAAGAAAAATGACGTTTGATGAAAAAGTAAATATTTATAAGGCACTCGGAAATAAAACAAGGCTTGAGATTTTTGAACAAATACTGTCAAACGGGGATAAAAGTATCCATAAAAATGGCATGATGTGTATTACGGAGATTGCATCATTATTCAGTTATTCCATGCCGACGATTTCGGCACATATAGATATACTCAGAAAAGCCGGACTGATCAAGAGTTTCAGAGAAGGCAAAAAAATATACGTTGATGTAGACATTGAAAAATGCAAAAAATTGTATGAAATGTTTAGCGGATCCATTTTGTCGTATGAAGAAAAAAAGTTGAGCCAGAAATCAGTATAA